cagGAGTACAATGAGGGTTCTGTTTCTCATCGTtgtgtaacaaaaataaatacaagatcATACCCACGACAGTaggttgatgtttttttttgttgcaaagtTCATAGGTAAAATACTGTATCACCAGATGTTGTCCATCTCTTTACCTCAGTAGCTGTAGTACACAGGGAAGTACTGGGCTCTGGGTCTGAGTGTAAGGCCAGGACATCAGAGGGTTTTTCCCGAGGCACCCTGGYGGAAAAATCTGGCATAGTCGTGGTTCTGGTGGCTCTAGTGGGGGTGGTGGTGTTATGCGTTGTGGAAGGTGAAGgcatggttgtggtggtggtggaaggTGCAGGAGCAGCCCGTTTCCCCCCTGGGCGGGTGGTGTTGACCAGGGGCCTCCGAGTGGCTGCTCTGGTACATCGGGGGGGGGAAGCTACAGGGGAGRTGTTCTTATTGGACATGAAAGACAGGAATCCCCTGGGTCTCCTACCAGGCCTGTAGGGGGAAGGAATATCCAAAATATTTAAATCAATAATTATTAACACTCCTAATCAATGGAAGACAATCGAATGTGTCCTGTCAATTAACTATAATACAACAGCAGGTCATTTTAGCTACTTACGACTCCACCTTTAATTGAGGAGTTCATAACTAATAGATAGTAACAGGGGGACAAacagggggagatagagagtgaCAGGTATAAGAACGAATGAATTTCAGGCAAATCACCTGCTCAAGGGGCCACTCATTGCCAGCGGTGTAATTTGACGGGCAGCCTGAGACTCCGCCCCTGAACTATTGTCCTCCCCTCCAGTCGGCGTGTGCTCTGTCTCTGTACGATCTAAACAGCCCACAGTCCCCTGCTGTGGCTCATCAGCCACCACCTCTTGTGATGCGGTTCCCGTGACGGAGGGGCCTGGCTGGGCCGGGGGACTGGAGGCAGTGGGGTGGTCAGGGTCTAGGGTGGTAGTGGTCAAAGAGGTGGTCTGGTCTGGGGTAACGGGTGACACAGCCTCCTTGGCAGGGGCCGAACGACTGGTCTGTTTCCTTACTGCAGTGTTAGGTCTCACCTGCAGTTTGTCTACTTCACACAAGCAGAGACAGAATTATTTTAGGAGAATATTACACAATAAAATGGATGGATGAACGGAATCGAATGAatgaacgaacaaacaaacagacgATGGAGAGCAAGTGTTTCACACATTGTATTAGATGCACTACTGTGTACTCCGTGCCCAcctctcctggctctctctggcaCTTTCCTCTTCTTAGAAGGAGGATATGTGTCCTCACTAGTCGCTGCATCAGCCATCGAGTCTTCTGAGGGTTTGGCCGAGGCACACACACCTACTGGGCCCGCTGTGGAGCCAGACTCCACTTCCTTGATACTGGTGTATGAGGGTTGAGGAAGGACCTCATCCACTGACATAGGCTCAGGGACTTCACAGAGGATACCAGCATTCCCTTTCTCCAAACCACCWCCAGGGGCAACAATATCACTGCTGAAGGAGAGAAGGATTTGCAAGGTGAAGGGACGGAGCGCACAAAACAGGGAcgaaatagagaaagaaagagggggagagaggagaaaatgtacATTCATATGGGAGATATTTTGCATTTGGGGggggaaactgagtggaaaagGGGTTAGCGATGACTGACAGGCACTGACCTCTGCTGCAGTTGAGCGCCTGCGACTGGTAGAAAAAAGAAAGGCTCGGAGAGGGTCTGGGATGTGCAGCCATTCTCCTCCCCTGTGGGAAGTACTGGGATTTCAGTCAGGGAGAGGATGAATATAGGCTCATCCGGGTCTGACTGGGCCTGGTCCAACGGAGCAGTCGATACAGACGTTTCTGAGTGCTGTATGAAGACAGCATCACTTTGTTGCGAGAAAAAGCTTCCCTCCGTAAAGAGAGACATATCGCCCTGTGAATATAAACATCGGACGCACACAGATGAGAGGCATATCTTAGGAGCACATTTCTACACGCAACCAGACATCTTCGGTAGGAATACAATGAATTACCTGGGTAGTATCAATGACGTCAGTAAGAGGGATGACTTGGTGAATCTGTTGCATTTCCTCCTATGaatacaaacaccacacacacagatcagacacTTTAAAAGCACACTGTGGCAATGCAACCGGCTAAACCAATAGATGATATTTATAATAGCCTCACCTGGGTAGTATCGATGATGTCAGAAAGGGGGACGACTTGGTGGATCTGTTGTATTTCCATGGGAACCGTCTCACTTCCTCTGGTGTCTGGACTTCAGGGCAGGGTCTCAGTATCTAGTTCTTGGACTCAGATGTGGGTCTGGAAGCCACATGCTGGTGTCTGGACTTCAGGGCTTGGCTGCCTTCTGGTACTGGACTGCAGAGCGTGTAGCGGCTTGGCGGTGCGACCCAAGTTGGGTTTGGGTTAGGTAAACGGGCCCTACGGGTTGGGGCACTGTCTGTTGGGCTGGTCTGAGTCTGATGTCCCTGGACTGGGACCCTACAGCACTGAGGGAAGAGGAAAGTTTTCCTTGGGCCATCGTGATCTTTCCCTCTCCTGATGACCTCAGAGGTGACTCTGGACTATGGGTCTGAGTGAACTGGACCTGGCTGCTCAAGGCTTGGGGTGGGCTGTGGTTGTGAGAGTATGGTGGTTACTTTGGTGTGGATTGTTGTTTTGAGAGTGTGTTGTGGTGGAATTTAGTGTGGGCTGGCGGGTTCTGACTGTGTGGTGGTATTCAATGCAGGCTGTTGGTTTTGAATGAGCAACTCTGGTTCTCTGATGGGGTGTGGTTCTGACAGTGTGGCTGGTAGTCAGTTGGGGTTTGGGTTGAGTGGTCCTAGCAGCCCGTCCAGGTTGGGTTTGACCTTAGGGAAGTGGCTCCTCTGGTCTGTGAGGTTGTCCTGTTGCTCTGAGCCCTCTGACCCTTCAGAACCTGATTCCACTGAGAGGCGTGTCCAATATCagtcccctccctctgtctgagAGGCCTCCTCTATGGGTGGATGAGGGATGACTTGGTGAGATTGTGTATTTCCTCCTATGAAtaaatcacaacacacacacacacaccctttaaaaccCACTGTGGTAATCAACACAATCAGACATGTTTGTTAGAACACATTCAATTATAAATAGCATTTAGGCTAAACCAATAGATTATATTTATAATAGCGTTACCTGGGTAGTATCGAATGATGTCAGAAAGGGGGACGACATTGGTGGATCTGTTGTATTTCCATGGGAACCTCATCAGCTTCCTCTGGTGTCTGACTTCAGGGCAGGGTCCAGTATCTAGTCCTCTGGACCTCAGATTGGTCTGGAAGCCACATCTGGTGTCTGGACTTCAGGGTTTGGCCTGCTTTCTGGTACCTGGACTGCAGGGCGTGTAGCGGCTTTGCGGTGCGACCCAAGTTGGGTTTGGGTTTAGGTAAACGGGCCCTGCGGGTGGGGGACCTGTCTGTTTGGGCTGGTCTGAGTCTGATGTCCTGACTGGGACCTCCAGCACTGAGGGAAGAGGATATTTCCTC
This portion of the Salvelinus sp. IW2-2015 linkage group LG4q.1:29, ASM291031v2, whole genome shotgun sequence genome encodes:
- the LOC111961306 gene encoding uncharacterized protein isoform X1, whose product is MEIQQIHQFVPLSDIIDTTQEEMQQIHQVIPLTDVIDTTQGDMSLFTEGSFFSQQSDAVFIQHSETSVSTAPLDQAQSDPDEPIFILSLTEIPVLPTGEENGCTSQTLSEPFFFLPVAGAQLQQSSDIVAPGGGLEKGNAGILCEVPEPMSVDEVLPQPSYTSIKEVESGSTAGPVGVCASAKPSEDSMADAATSEDTYPPSKKRKVPERARRVDKLQVRPNTAVRKQTSRSAPAKEAVSPVTPDQTTSLTTTTLDPDHPTASSPPAQPGPSVTGTASQEVVADEPQQGTVGCLDRTETEHTPTGGEDNSSGAESQAARQITPLAMSGPLSRPGRRPRGFLSFMSNKNXSPVASPPRCTRAATRRPLVNTTRPGGKRAAPAPSTTTTTMPSPSTTHNTTTPTRATRTTTMPDFSXRVPREKPSDVLALHSDPEPSTSLCTTATESSQVPAXQPSASPCVDSGSADEEPINVSQYFFSDIFTEVEENEG
- the LOC111961306 gene encoding uncharacterized protein isoform X2, which produces MEIQQIHQVVPLSDIIDTTQEEMQQIHQVIPLTDVIDTTQGDMSLFTEGSFFSQQSDAVFIQHSETSVSTAPLDQAQSDPDEPIFILSLTEIPVLPTGEENGCTSQTLSEPFFFLPVAGAQLQQSSDIVAPGGGLEKGNAGILCEVPEPMSVDEVLPQPSYTSIKEVESGSTAGPVGVCASAKPSEDSMADAATSEDTYPPSKKRKVPERARRVDKLQVRPNTAVRKQTSRSAPAKEAVSPVTPDQTTSLTTTTLDPDHPTASSPPAQPGPSVTGTASQEVVADEPQQGTVGCLDRTETEHTPTGGEDNSSGAESQAARQITPLAMSGPLSRPGRRPRGFLSFMSNKNXSPVASPPRCTRAATRRPLVNTTRPGGKRAAPAPSTTTTTMPSPSTTHNTTTPTRATRTTTMPDFSXRVPREKPSDVLALHSDPEPSTSLCTTATESSQVPAXQPSASPCVDSGSADEEPINVSQYFFSDIFTEVEENEG